The Sander vitreus isolate 19-12246 chromosome 5, sanVit1, whole genome shotgun sequence genome includes a region encoding these proteins:
- the adra1aa gene encoding alpha-1A adrenergic receptor, translated as MFPASDNMTPAPLMQNCSNCSQALVTELNVVKAVVLGLVLGSIILFGIVGNILVILSVVCHRHLRTVTHYFIVNLAVADLLLSSTVLPFSAILEIVDRWVFGRVFCNVWAAVDVLCCTASIMSLCVISVDRYIGVSYPLRYPTIVTKRRALLAVMLLWVLSVIISIGPLFGWKEPAPEDESICKITEEPGYAIFSAVGSFYLPLAVILAMYCQVYVVAHRESRDLREGQKTEKSDSERVILRMHRGNATVSEDESLRSRTHFALRLLKFSREKKAAKTLGIVVGCFVLCWLPFFLALPIGSIFPAYRPSDTVFKITFWLGYFNSCINPIIYPCSNQEFNKAFQGLLVVRCLRKTPRSQHRHLSAGQSHTPGHGQNPTLGLDGRAAPCRLSPSSSTALSRTPSSRDSQEWRGSVPAETSRDKVAKLCSKSFHRTCCCFPNCATPPPTGNLPTIKIHQLSLSDRGEPV; from the exons ATGTTTCCCGCGTCGGACAACATGACCCCGGCTCCTCTGATGCAAAACTGCTCCAACTGCAGCCAGGCTTTAGTCACAGAGCTCAATGTGGTCAAAGCCGTGGTTTTGGGCCTCGTTCTGGGCAGCATCATTTTGTTTGGAATTGTGGGAAACATCCTGGTAATCCTCTCTGTGGTTTGCCATCGACACCTGCGGACAGTCACGCATTATTTCATCGTGAATCTAGCTGTGGCGGATCTGCTTCTGAGCTCCACTGTCCTACCGTTCTCCGCCATTTTGGAGATTGTGGACCGTTGGGTGTTTGGACGTGTTTTTTGCAACGTTTGGGCGGCCGTGGATGTTCTCTGCTGCACCGCCTCCATCATGAGCCTCTGCGTGATCTCCGTCGACCGCTACATCGGCGTCAGCTACCCTCTGCGCTACCCGACCATCGTGACAAAGCGCAGGGCGCTGCTGGCCGTCATGCTGCTCTGGGTGCTGTCCGTCATCATCTCTATCGGACCTTTGTTCGGCTGGAAAGAGCCAGCGCCTGAGGACGAATCTATCTGCAAGATCACAGAGGAGCCAGGCTACGCCATCTTCTCGGCCGTGGGATCTTTCTACCTCCCGCTGGCCGTCATCCTGGCGATGTACTGCCAGGTTTACGTAGTCGCTCACAGGGAGAGCCGAGACCTGAGGGAAGGCCAGAAGACGGAGAAGTCAGATTCGGAGCGAGTCATACTCAGGATGCACAGAGGCAACGCGACTGTGTCTGAAGACGAGTCGCTCCGCAGCCGCACACACTTCGCCCTGCGGCTGCTCAAGTTCTCGCGTGAGAAGAAGGCCGCCAAGACGTTGGGCATCGTGGTCGGCTGCTTCGTGTTGTGCTGGTTGCCCTTTTTCCTGGCGCTTCCCATCG GCTCCATCTTTCCCGCGTACAGACCTTCAGACACGGTCTTCAAGATCACCTTCTGGCTCGGCTACTTCAACAGCTGCATCAACCCCATCATCTACCCGTGCTCCAACCAGGAGTTCAACAAAGCTTTCCAGGGGTTACTTGTAGTCCGCTGCCTGAGAAAGACTCCCAGATCGCAGCATCGGCACCTGAGTGCTGGCCAGAGTCACACGCCGGGTCACGGCCAGAATCCAACTCTGGGATTGGACGGCAGGGCGGCGCCCTGTCGGCTCAGCCCGTCATCTTCTACAGCGCTGTCCCGGACGCCGTCCTCCAGGGATAGCCAGGAGTGGAGAGGGTCTGTCCCGGCCGAGACAAGCCGAGATAAAGTGGCCAAACTGTGCAGTAAAAGCTTCCACCGAACCTGCTGCTGCTTCCCTAACTGTGCCACACCCCCTCCCACCGGAAACCTTCCCACCATCAAAATCCACCAACTCTCGCTGTCGGACAGAGGGGAGCCCGTATAA